A region from the Hypericibacter adhaerens genome encodes:
- a CDS encoding carbohydrate ABC transporter permease: MTARPRRPARTLRSVACWLLALAATAFFLFPIYWMAASSLKTENDVATYPPLWSFTPSLHSYRQLFEEMSALDALVNSCLIVGMATGLAMIAGTLAAYAMARFDIKGKNFLAFEVLSIRMLPPIVSVIPLFIIAKQLGIFDTPWLLIAAYTLSGLPFVVWVMRVFIQEIPQSIEEAALIDGCSRYQAFWRVTLPLLLPGLAATMVIVFMFAWNEFLLASILTSREAKTLPVIAANAIKPKAISFGLASAAGVLMSLPVVVLVLMMQRYLVRGLTLGAVKG; this comes from the coding sequence ATGACCGCCCGCCCCCGCCGGCCCGCGCGGACCCTGCGCAGCGTCGCCTGCTGGCTGCTGGCGCTCGCGGCCACCGCCTTCTTCCTCTTCCCGATCTACTGGATGGCGGCCTCCTCGCTCAAGACCGAGAACGATGTCGCCACCTATCCCCCGCTCTGGAGCTTCACCCCGTCCCTCCACAGCTATCGCCAGCTGTTCGAGGAGATGAGCGCGCTCGACGCGCTCGTCAACAGCTGCCTGATCGTCGGCATGGCGACCGGCCTCGCCATGATCGCCGGCACGCTGGCGGCCTACGCCATGGCGCGGTTCGACATCAAGGGCAAGAACTTCCTGGCCTTCGAGGTGCTGTCGATCCGCATGCTGCCGCCGATCGTGAGTGTCATCCCGCTCTTCATCATCGCCAAGCAGCTCGGCATCTTCGACACGCCCTGGCTCCTGATCGCGGCCTACACGCTGAGCGGCCTGCCCTTCGTCGTCTGGGTCATGCGCGTCTTCATCCAGGAGATTCCGCAATCGATCGAGGAGGCCGCCCTCATCGACGGCTGCAGCCGCTACCAGGCCTTCTGGCGCGTGACCCTGCCGCTGCTGCTGCCGGGCCTCGCCGCCACCATGGTGATCGTCTTCATGTTCGCCTGGAACGAGTTCCTCCTGGCCAGCATCCTCACCTCGCGCGAGGCCAAGACCCTGCCCGTCATCGCCGCCAACGCCATCAAGCCGAAGGCGATCTCCTTCGGCCTCGCCTCGGCCGCCGGCGTGCTGATGTCGCTGCCGGTCGTGGTTCTCGTCCTCATGATGCAGCGTTACCTCGTCCGCGGCCTCACCCTGGGCGCGGTCAAGGGCTAG
- a CDS encoding dihydrodipicolinate synthase family protein: protein MSDLKGICVPICTPFDKSGDRIDEGALAAHVDSLLDAGVHIILSCGGTGEFAYLTEEERRRIHTLVGKQVRGKARFVVQSSAISTRDTIENAKFAESVGAEAIMVLPPYFEGPTMDGVMWHYEHVARAIKTPIIIYNIPQHTNRDVTPELFARLLKIENIQYIKDSKGDLTRIQQLVATGGKVFNGGDTLMFPALMGGCERVIWGGANAVPREAVQLYELFAAGKLAEAAALWKRLLPAQIFFWTHDYNSAVKAATNLLGGKVGICRKPALPLTDAELAELRQALSALGRPLASAA, encoded by the coding sequence ATGTCTGATCTCAAGGGGATTTGCGTTCCGATCTGCACGCCGTTCGACAAGTCGGGCGACCGGATCGACGAAGGGGCGCTCGCCGCCCATGTCGACAGCCTGCTCGATGCGGGCGTGCATATCATCCTCTCCTGCGGCGGCACCGGCGAGTTCGCCTACCTGACCGAGGAGGAGCGCCGCCGGATCCATACGCTGGTGGGCAAGCAGGTCCGCGGCAAGGCGCGCTTCGTGGTGCAGTCCTCGGCGATCAGCACGCGCGACACGATCGAGAACGCGAAATTCGCCGAGAGCGTCGGCGCCGAGGCGATCATGGTGCTGCCGCCCTATTTCGAGGGGCCGACCATGGACGGCGTGATGTGGCATTACGAGCATGTCGCGCGCGCCATCAAGACGCCGATCATCATCTACAACATCCCCCAGCATACCAACCGCGACGTCACGCCCGAGCTGTTCGCCCGGCTTCTGAAGATCGAGAACATCCAATACATCAAGGACAGCAAAGGCGACCTCACCCGCATCCAGCAATTGGTGGCGACCGGCGGCAAGGTCTTCAACGGCGGCGACACCCTGATGTTCCCGGCGCTCATGGGCGGCTGCGAGCGCGTCATCTGGGGCGGCGCCAACGCCGTGCCGCGCGAAGCGGTGCAGCTCTACGAGCTTTTCGCGGCCGGCAAGCTGGCCGAGGCGGCGGCGCTCTGGAAGCGCCTGCTGCCGGCGCAGATCTTCTTCTGGACCCACGACTACAACTCGGCCGTCAAGGCGGCGACGAACCTCCTCGGCGGCAAGGTCGGGATCTGCCGCAAGCCGGCCCTGCCTCTGACCGACGCCGAACTGGCCGAGCTGCGCCAGGCGCTCTCGGCCCTGGGCCGGCCGCTGGCCTCGGCCGCCTGA
- a CDS encoding ABC transporter substrate-binding protein, giving the protein MSKGYLNQGVARRTFLRASAAIAAATAASRALPARAAGVTLNILNSNVAWSSALTGSVAEAYKAKTGVTVTGESNPYESHYDKMLIELSQGSDTFDLVTSDSIWVQQPIRNGWAANLDDMKAKNPSLPALQVQNLEPGALIYTEYNGKRCGLPVAMTTPVFVYRKDLFEKAGITKVPTNWDEYLAAAKKLHTSEVAGNTLLLGGVDSLSTGDWGSRIQGMVKLGPEDDYVLNEAKEPIFNSEGQGAHAIERLKELVQYSPQGVQGFDYPEGSSLLQQGKVAMLVTWSDVIVGIEDGPNKGKFGYTVAPTEKYEQEQIGGWSIIANAHSQNPEEAYKFLAWMTEGRAYELFREGGESSLCLKKDVENPDITKTVPMMQAFKDFAVRGTQPVALPAYRLTNAVAVQRVLYEEIFAGVTGGKTPKQAMADAADRVAKTVKG; this is encoded by the coding sequence ATGAGCAAAGGCTATCTGAATCAAGGCGTAGCGCGGCGCACCTTCTTGCGGGCGAGCGCCGCCATCGCGGCCGCGACGGCCGCATCGCGGGCCCTTCCGGCCCGCGCCGCCGGTGTCACCTTGAACATCTTGAACAGCAACGTCGCCTGGTCGAGCGCGCTGACCGGCAGCGTCGCGGAGGCCTACAAGGCCAAGACCGGCGTCACGGTCACCGGCGAATCCAACCCTTACGAATCCCACTACGACAAGATGCTGATCGAGCTGAGTCAGGGCTCGGACACCTTCGACCTGGTGACCTCGGACAGCATCTGGGTGCAGCAGCCGATCCGCAACGGCTGGGCCGCCAATCTCGACGACATGAAGGCGAAGAACCCGTCCCTGCCGGCGCTCCAAGTGCAGAATCTCGAGCCTGGCGCGCTCATCTATACCGAATATAACGGCAAGCGCTGCGGCCTGCCGGTCGCCATGACCACGCCCGTCTTCGTCTATCGCAAGGATCTCTTCGAGAAGGCCGGCATCACCAAGGTCCCGACCAATTGGGACGAGTATCTGGCGGCGGCCAAGAAGCTCCATACGAGCGAGGTCGCGGGCAATACCCTCCTCCTCGGCGGCGTGGACTCGCTTTCGACCGGCGATTGGGGCTCGCGCATCCAGGGCATGGTCAAGCTCGGGCCGGAGGACGATTATGTGCTGAACGAGGCCAAGGAGCCGATCTTCAACTCCGAGGGCCAGGGCGCGCATGCGATCGAGCGGCTGAAGGAGCTGGTCCAGTACTCGCCGCAGGGCGTCCAGGGCTTCGACTATCCCGAAGGCTCCTCGCTGCTGCAGCAGGGGAAAGTCGCCATGCTGGTGACCTGGTCGGACGTGATCGTCGGCATCGAGGACGGCCCGAACAAGGGCAAGTTCGGCTATACGGTCGCGCCGACGGAGAAATACGAGCAGGAGCAGATCGGCGGCTGGTCGATCATCGCCAATGCGCACTCGCAGAATCCCGAGGAAGCCTACAAGTTCCTCGCCTGGATGACCGAAGGCCGGGCCTACGAGCTGTTCCGTGAGGGCGGCGAATCCTCGCTCTGCCTGAAGAAGGATGTCGAGAACCCCGACATCACGAAGACCGTGCCGATGATGCAGGCCTTCAAGGACTTCGCCGTGCGCGGCACCCAGCCGGTCGCCCTGCCGGCCTACCGCCTGACCAACGCCGTGGCCGTCCAGCGCGTCCTCTATGAGGAGATCTTCGCCGGCGTCACCGGCGGCAAGACCCCGAAACAGGCGATGGCCGACGCCGCCGACCGCGTGGCCAAGACCGTCAAGGGCTGA
- a CDS encoding DUF1349 domain-containing protein, with product MFETCRWINEPAHWRLEGGRLRVTTDDHTDFWRETHYGFTRDNGHFFGCPTGPGFTADLRVRAQYRELYDQAGIMVRLDATHWVKAGIELTDGRPHLGSVLTLGQSDWATGPFEGDASDFWIRASVSEGVLKLQASADGKQWPTLRLCPFPVTPSYQVGPFCCTPERQGLDVEFSAFRVGPPLNKDLHDLS from the coding sequence ATGTTCGAGACATGCCGCTGGATCAACGAGCCGGCCCATTGGCGCCTGGAGGGCGGCCGTCTGCGGGTGACCACCGACGACCATACCGATTTCTGGCGCGAGACCCATTACGGCTTCACGCGCGACAATGGCCATTTCTTCGGATGCCCGACCGGGCCCGGCTTCACCGCCGATCTGCGGGTGCGCGCCCAGTACCGCGAGCTTTACGACCAGGCCGGAATCATGGTGCGGCTCGACGCGACGCACTGGGTCAAGGCCGGAATCGAGCTGACCGACGGCCGGCCGCATCTCGGCAGTGTTTTGACGCTCGGGCAGTCGGATTGGGCCACCGGCCCGTTCGAGGGCGACGCCTCCGACTTCTGGATCCGCGCCAGCGTGAGCGAGGGCGTACTGAAGCTCCAGGCGTCGGCCGACGGCAAACAATGGCCGACCCTGCGGCTTTGCCCCTTCCCCGTCACGCCCTCCTATCAGGTCGGGCCTTTCTGCTGCACGCCGGAACGGCAGGGGCTCGATGTCGAGTTCTCGGCATTCCGGGTCGGGCCGCCCCTGAACAAGGACCTGCATGATCTCTCCTGA
- a CDS encoding proline racemase family protein: MRWSQTFTVVDCHAEGEIGKVVTGGVFDVPGRTMFDKMRHLAEHRDGLRKFVLFEPRGTVNHNANIILPTNNPEAAMGFVILESTEYPAMSGSNTICVATALLETGILPMKEPVTELVLEAPGGLIKVTCDCKDGKVRQVKFTNQPAFAYHLDKVVEVEGLGSLKVDVAYGGMTYVHVDATALGLGLTRDEARDLCGLGQRIKTAAAAQLEVSHPENPLIPGITQTQFMGPFRREGGRLTAKNTVIVSPGRNDRSPCGTGTCARLAVMHAKGQIKPGEVFDHESLIGTHFISEIVGTTKVGRYPAVIPTVAGQAWITAISQFGYDPTDPFPEGFTLSDVWLKAL, translated from the coding sequence ATGCGCTGGTCGCAGACCTTCACCGTCGTCGACTGCCATGCCGAAGGCGAGATCGGCAAGGTCGTGACCGGCGGCGTCTTCGACGTGCCGGGCCGGACCATGTTCGACAAGATGCGCCATCTGGCCGAGCATCGCGACGGCCTGCGCAAATTCGTGCTGTTCGAGCCGCGCGGCACGGTCAACCACAACGCCAACATCATCCTGCCGACGAACAATCCCGAGGCGGCGATGGGGTTCGTGATCCTGGAATCGACCGAGTATCCGGCCATGAGTGGGTCGAACACGATCTGCGTGGCGACCGCCCTGCTCGAGACCGGCATCCTGCCGATGAAGGAGCCGGTGACCGAACTGGTGCTGGAGGCGCCGGGCGGGCTCATCAAGGTTACCTGCGACTGCAAGGACGGCAAGGTCCGGCAGGTGAAGTTCACCAACCAGCCGGCCTTCGCCTATCACCTCGACAAGGTCGTCGAGGTCGAAGGGCTGGGCAGCCTCAAGGTCGATGTCGCCTATGGCGGCATGACCTATGTGCATGTCGATGCAACGGCGTTGGGGCTCGGCCTCACCCGCGACGAGGCCCGCGACCTTTGCGGGCTGGGTCAGCGGATCAAGACCGCGGCCGCCGCCCAGCTCGAGGTCTCGCATCCCGAAAACCCGCTCATTCCCGGCATCACCCAGACCCAGTTCATGGGCCCGTTCCGCCGCGAGGGCGGCCGGCTCACGGCCAAGAACACGGTGATCGTGTCGCCCGGCCGCAACGACCGCTCGCCCTGCGGCACCGGCACCTGCGCGCGGCTCGCCGTCATGCATGCGAAGGGACAAATAAAGCCGGGCGAGGTGTTCGACCATGAATCGCTGATCGGAACCCATTTCATCAGCGAGATCGTCGGCACGACCAAGGTCGGCCGTTATCCCGCCGTGATCCCGACGGTCGCCGGGCAGGCCTGGATCACGGCCATTTCGCAGTTCGGCTACGACCCGACCGACCCCTTCCCCGAGGGCTTCACCCTGTCGGATGTCTGGCTGAAGGCGCTCTGA
- a CDS encoding D-serine ammonia-lyase, with protein MISPEPPSGRPAADWNPDRLPPDVRGGRPTLWSNPRHRTAKTALDRLTLGHREVRDAGSRWARFGPLLSRLFPETAPAGGRIDSRLIHLPAAFQRKLLGSGRNPVLVKADHDLPVTGCIKARGGVYEVLSHAEELALAAGLVEPDGDYARLANDEARRLFGGHSIVVGSTGNLGFSVGVIARALGFKAEVHMSSDAKSWKKDRLRALAVKVVEHEGDYTTAVAAARAAAARDAKAYFIDDENSLRLFLGYAVAAADLARQLAADDIPVDADHPLILYLPCGVGGAPGGITLGLKLIFGDAAVCLMVEPVRSPCMLVQLAAGPARSVSVYDAGLDNRTDADGLAVAAASMLVARMIGELVDGCITVEDRSLYEWASHAWHEAGLRLEPSAAAGFAAAAVLADAAKAGARSPVIEAASKPGATHLIWTTGGQLLPQQEFDRVLAQARAPVDATP; from the coding sequence ATGATCTCTCCTGAACCGCCTTCCGGGCGCCCGGCCGCGGACTGGAATCCAGACCGCCTGCCTCCCGATGTGCGGGGCGGGCGGCCGACCCTGTGGTCCAATCCGCGGCATCGGACGGCGAAGACGGCGCTGGACCGCCTCACCCTCGGCCACCGGGAGGTTCGCGACGCCGGGAGCCGCTGGGCGCGTTTCGGGCCTTTGCTGAGCCGCCTGTTTCCCGAGACGGCCCCGGCTGGCGGACGCATCGATTCCCGGCTGATCCATCTCCCCGCCGCTTTCCAGCGAAAGCTGCTGGGTTCCGGCCGCAATCCTGTTCTCGTCAAGGCCGATCACGACCTGCCGGTCACGGGCTGCATCAAGGCGCGCGGCGGCGTCTACGAGGTGTTGTCGCACGCCGAAGAACTGGCGCTGGCGGCAGGCCTCGTCGAACCTGACGGCGACTATGCGCGGCTGGCGAACGACGAGGCGCGCCGGCTGTTCGGCGGGCACAGCATCGTCGTCGGATCGACCGGCAATCTCGGCTTCAGCGTCGGCGTGATCGCCCGCGCCCTCGGCTTCAAGGCCGAGGTCCATATGTCGAGCGACGCCAAGAGCTGGAAAAAGGATCGGCTGCGCGCCTTGGCGGTCAAGGTCGTCGAGCATGAGGGCGACTACACCACCGCCGTCGCAGCGGCGCGCGCCGCGGCCGCTCGCGACGCCAAGGCCTATTTCATCGATGACGAGAATTCGTTGCGGCTCTTCCTGGGCTATGCGGTGGCCGCCGCCGATCTCGCCCGGCAGCTCGCGGCCGACGACATCCCGGTCGATGCGGACCACCCGCTCATCCTCTACCTGCCTTGCGGCGTCGGCGGCGCGCCCGGCGGGATCACGCTCGGCCTCAAGCTGATCTTCGGGGATGCCGCGGTCTGCCTGATGGTGGAGCCGGTACGATCGCCCTGCATGCTCGTCCAGCTCGCCGCCGGGCCCGCCCGCAGCGTCTCGGTCTACGACGCCGGGCTCGACAACCGGACGGACGCCGATGGCCTGGCCGTGGCCGCGGCCTCGATGCTCGTCGCGCGCATGATCGGCGAGCTCGTCGATGGCTGCATCACGGTCGAGGACCGGAGCCTCTATGAGTGGGCGTCTCACGCGTGGCACGAAGCCGGCCTCAGGCTCGAACCCTCGGCCGCGGCCGGCTTCGCGGCGGCGGCAGTTCTGGCCGACGCCGCGAAAGCGGGCGCGCGCTCGCCCGTCATCGAGGCGGCCAGCAAGCCCGGCGCCACGCACCTGATCTGGACCACCGGCGGCCAGCTTCTTCCCCAGCAGGAGTTCGATCGCGTTCTCGCGCAGGCCCGCGCACCGGTCGACGCAACCCCTTAG
- a CDS encoding choline dehydrogenase, producing the protein MSAFKRSYDYIVIGSGSAGAVIAARLAEGSSHSVLLLEAGPVDRHYTLQMPAALALPLGNDRFNWFYHGEPEPQLEGRRILEARGRVLGGSSTINGLNWVRGNPLDFDNWAASGLPGWSYADCLPYFKKAETFETGANAYRGGTGPMRIETCKAQNPLYEAFLAAGPQYGLPLVEDHNGFRQEGTHRTQRNVHGGIRWSTAEGYLRGLGPRPNLEIRTGVRVRRIDFDGTRAVGVEIAAAEGARTIQAEREVILSAGALNSPQLLTLSGLGAADELRRLGIKTVADLPGVGQGLKDHVSAPVQYRALKNVSVAKDLTPLGRARLGLQWFLFKSGLGASNFFEVGGFVRTKGSDRIPTFQIEFVPMLGEIQHGNVKLEDGFQYYLSLMRPTSTGRVWLESADPMAPPRFVFNFLETADDRALAIEAVRTIREIVRQKAWDEYRSVEVTPGPEIRTDDEIVAWLRRYAGTNYHPSCTCRMGADAQSVVDAKARVHGIDNLRVIDASIMPAIVTGNLNAPTIMMAEKLADDILGKPPLPPERQPYYLPAA; encoded by the coding sequence TTGAGCGCCTTCAAACGCAGCTACGACTACATCGTGATCGGCTCCGGCTCCGCCGGCGCCGTGATCGCGGCGCGTCTCGCGGAAGGCTCGTCCCACTCGGTGCTGCTGCTGGAGGCAGGCCCGGTCGATCGCCACTACACGCTACAGATGCCGGCGGCGCTGGCCCTGCCGCTCGGGAACGATCGCTTCAACTGGTTCTATCATGGCGAGCCCGAGCCCCAGCTCGAGGGCCGCCGGATCCTGGAAGCGCGCGGGCGCGTGCTGGGCGGGTCCTCGACCATCAACGGCCTCAATTGGGTGCGCGGCAATCCGCTCGATTTCGACAATTGGGCGGCGTCGGGCCTCCCCGGCTGGTCCTATGCCGACTGCCTGCCCTATTTCAAGAAGGCGGAAACCTTCGAGACGGGCGCCAACGCCTATCGCGGCGGGACCGGGCCCATGCGGATCGAGACCTGCAAGGCGCAGAACCCGCTGTACGAAGCTTTTCTCGCCGCCGGGCCGCAATATGGCCTGCCGCTGGTCGAGGACCATAACGGGTTCCGCCAGGAGGGCACTCATCGCACGCAACGCAATGTCCATGGCGGCATTCGCTGGAGCACGGCCGAGGGCTATCTCCGCGGCCTGGGCCCGCGCCCGAATCTCGAGATCCGGACCGGCGTGCGCGTCCGGCGCATCGATTTCGACGGAACGCGGGCTGTCGGGGTCGAGATCGCTGCCGCAGAAGGCGCCCGAACGATCCAGGCCGAACGCGAGGTCATCCTCTCCGCCGGCGCCCTCAATTCGCCCCAGCTCCTGACCTTGTCGGGCCTCGGCGCGGCCGACGAGCTGCGGCGCCTCGGCATCAAGACGGTGGCCGACCTGCCGGGTGTCGGCCAGGGGCTCAAGGATCACGTCTCCGCGCCGGTCCAGTATCGCGCGCTCAAGAACGTGTCGGTGGCGAAGGATCTCACGCCGCTCGGCCGCGCCAGGCTCGGCCTGCAATGGTTCCTGTTCAAATCGGGCCTGGGCGCCTCGAACTTCTTCGAGGTGGGCGGCTTCGTCCGCACGAAGGGCAGCGACCGCATCCCCACCTTCCAGATCGAGTTCGTGCCGATGCTGGGCGAGATCCAGCATGGCAACGTGAAGCTCGAGGATGGCTTCCAGTATTATCTCAGCCTGATGCGGCCGACCAGCACCGGCCGTGTCTGGCTCGAATCCGCCGACCCGATGGCGCCGCCTCGCTTCGTCTTCAATTTCCTCGAGACCGCCGACGACCGCGCGCTGGCGATCGAGGCGGTCAGGACCATCCGCGAGATCGTGCGGCAGAAGGCCTGGGACGAATATCGCAGTGTCGAGGTCACGCCGGGCCCGGAGATCCGGACCGACGACGAGATCGTGGCCTGGCTGCGCCGCTATGCCGGGACCAACTACCACCCGAGCTGCACCTGCCGCATGGGGGCCGACGCCCAGTCGGTGGTCGATGCCAAGGCCCGCGTCCATGGCATCGACAATCTCCGCGTCATCGATGCCTCGATCATGCCGGCGATCGTCACCGGCAACCTGAACGCCCCGACCATCATGATGGCGGAGAAGCTCGCCGACGACATCCTGGGCAAGCCGCCCTTGCCGCCGGAACGCCAGCCCTACTACCTGCCGGCGGCCTGA
- a CDS encoding carbohydrate ABC transporter permease: MAELPATAGLEKADRRASAVRAGEKYVPWVLLAPTMLIMTIVGIFPLLHSLYISFTSLRPTEVDKPQGWVGLDNYIQAFGDAQFGHSLLLTGIFTILSVAIALTFAVLLAVLFNLRLPGFLAMRTIVLVPMLITPIAVGITWRIMMMPDLGVLNFLLSLVGIDAQPWANSKTSALAAMLLVDVWQWTPFMFIVIFAGLRALPRSPFEAAAIDGAGPLRTFFWVTLPMLKPVIVVASLLRIIDAMRTYDTVYIITRGGPDFSTDLVSVYLQRVNFKFFDLGYGAALSWLTLVAILAIVLIFVKLTGFMKTIADKGARR; encoded by the coding sequence ATGGCGGAACTCCCGGCGACGGCAGGTCTGGAAAAGGCGGACCGCAGGGCTTCGGCCGTGCGCGCCGGCGAGAAATATGTGCCCTGGGTCCTGCTCGCGCCGACCATGCTGATCATGACCATCGTCGGCATTTTCCCATTGCTGCATTCGCTCTATATCAGCTTCACCTCGCTGCGCCCGACCGAGGTCGACAAGCCGCAGGGCTGGGTCGGGCTCGACAACTACATCCAGGCTTTCGGCGACGCGCAGTTCGGCCATTCGCTGCTGCTGACCGGCATCTTCACGATCCTCAGCGTCGCGATCGCGCTGACCTTCGCCGTGCTGCTGGCGGTGCTGTTCAACCTGCGCCTGCCGGGCTTCCTCGCGATGCGGACGATCGTGCTGGTGCCGATGCTGATCACCCCCATCGCCGTCGGCATCACCTGGCGCATCATGATGATGCCCGACCTCGGCGTGCTGAACTTCCTCCTCAGCCTCGTCGGCATCGATGCCCAGCCCTGGGCCAACTCGAAGACGAGCGCGCTCGCGGCCATGCTGCTGGTCGATGTCTGGCAATGGACGCCCTTCATGTTCATCGTCATCTTCGCCGGCCTGCGCGCGCTGCCCCGCAGCCCGTTCGAGGCCGCCGCCATCGACGGCGCCGGGCCCTTGCGCACCTTCTTCTGGGTCACGCTGCCGATGCTGAAGCCGGTGATCGTCGTGGCCTCGCTGCTGCGGATCATCGATGCCATGCGGACCTACGACACGGTCTATATCATCACGCGCGGCGGCCCCGACTTCTCGACCGACCTCGTCAGCGTCTATCTGCAGCGGGTCAATTTCAAGTTCTTCGACCTCGGCTACGGGGCCGCGCTCTCCTGGCTGACGCTGGTCGCCATCCTCGCCATCGTCCTGATCTTCGTGAAGCTCACCGGCTTCATGAAGACGATCGCCGACAAGGGGGCCCGCCGATGA
- a CDS encoding ABC transporter ATP-binding protein: MSVDLNSVFKRFGNVTAVNGVSVKIEDGEFFCMLGPSGCGKTTTLRMVAGLELPSEGQILIHGRDVTYEEPRHRDIAMAFQDYGLYPHMSVFHNIEFPLKVRGLEAHERRKKVHDTAERLGIAELLERKPGQLSGGQRQRVSLARALVRNPRVFLMDEPLSNLDAKLRASMRTEIKKLVSTLGITTIYVTHDQVEAMAMADRIAVMSRGDMVQVASPFEIYDRPRTHFVADFIGSPAMNMFAASVERNGGVRCSPQAFADALPAEERERARRIADSEGRLFIGVRPEKMSIGAAGGPHAVDAQVEFVEPLGQTTNVYVDAGGQRFVVVADKVSVKIGDAVGVSAAPDQLRAVALNNQ, translated from the coding sequence ATGAGCGTCGACCTCAACAGCGTCTTCAAGCGCTTCGGCAACGTCACGGCCGTCAACGGCGTCTCGGTCAAGATCGAGGATGGCGAGTTCTTCTGCATGCTGGGCCCGTCCGGCTGCGGCAAGACCACGACCCTGCGCATGGTGGCCGGGCTCGAGCTGCCGAGCGAAGGCCAGATCCTGATCCATGGCCGCGACGTGACATACGAGGAACCGCGCCACCGCGACATCGCCATGGCGTTCCAGGATTACGGCCTCTACCCGCATATGTCGGTGTTCCACAATATCGAGTTCCCGCTCAAGGTGCGCGGGCTCGAGGCGCACGAGCGGCGCAAGAAGGTGCATGACACGGCCGAGCGGCTCGGCATCGCCGAGCTCCTGGAACGCAAGCCGGGCCAGCTCAGCGGCGGCCAGCGTCAGCGCGTCTCGCTCGCCCGCGCGCTGGTCCGCAACCCGCGCGTCTTCCTCATGGACGAGCCGCTCTCGAACCTCGATGCCAAGCTCCGGGCTTCGATGCGCACCGAGATAAAAAAGCTCGTCAGCACGCTCGGCATCACCACCATCTATGTCACCCACGACCAGGTCGAGGCCATGGCGATGGCCGACCGGATCGCCGTCATGAGCCGGGGCGACATGGTGCAGGTCGCCTCGCCCTTCGAGATCTATGACCGGCCCCGCACCCATTTCGTGGCCGACTTCATCGGCTCGCCCGCCATGAACATGTTCGCGGCCTCGGTCGAGCGGAACGGCGGGGTCCGCTGCTCGCCCCAGGCCTTCGCCGATGCGCTGCCGGCCGAGGAACGCGAGCGGGCGCGGCGGATCGCCGACAGCGAGGGACGGCTCTTCATCGGCGTGCGGCCGGAGAAGATGTCGATCGGTGCCGCCGGCGGCCCCCATGCCGTCGACGCCCAGGTCGAGTTCGTCGAGCCTCTCGGCCAGACCACCAACGTCTATGTCGATGCCGGCGGGCAGCGCTTCGTGGTCGTGGCCGACAAGGTGTCGGTCAAGATCGGCGACGCGGTGGGCGTCTCTGCCGCGCCGGACCAGCTCCGCGCGGTGGCGCTCAACAACCAGTAA
- a CDS encoding SDR family NAD(P)-dependent oxidoreductase produces MEISLRNKSALVTGGTTGIGFAAAQTLVEAGARVMITGQNAERVQAAATRLGSPAIGIVADNRSVEAIAAVARQARERFGRLDILVANAGVTWSARIEEVSEADFDAQMAINFKGSFFAIQKCLPLMDRGGSVVLTSSCLDAKGVPAMAVYSASKAAVRSLVRTLAAELAPRGIRVNSVAPGPIDTPIYDKIGLSSADADRLRDEEARATVMKRMGQPEEVGRAILFLASDAAAYVTGADLRVDGGWTDI; encoded by the coding sequence ATGGAGATCTCGCTGCGGAACAAATCCGCGCTCGTGACCGGCGGCACGACCGGCATCGGTTTCGCCGCCGCGCAGACGCTGGTCGAGGCGGGAGCCCGCGTCATGATCACGGGTCAGAACGCGGAGCGGGTGCAGGCCGCGGCGACCCGGCTCGGCTCCCCGGCGATCGGTATCGTCGCCGACAACCGGTCGGTCGAGGCGATCGCGGCGGTGGCCCGCCAGGCCCGGGAGCGCTTCGGCAGGCTCGACATCCTCGTCGCCAATGCCGGCGTCACCTGGTCGGCGCGGATCGAGGAGGTGTCGGAGGCCGACTTCGACGCGCAGATGGCGATCAACTTCAAGGGCAGCTTCTTCGCCATCCAGAAATGCCTGCCGCTGATGGACCGGGGCGGCAGCGTCGTGCTCACCTCGAGCTGCCTCGACGCCAAGGGCGTGCCGGCCATGGCGGTCTATTCGGCCAGCAAGGCCGCCGTCCGCTCGCTGGTGCGCACGCTGGCCGCCGAGCTCGCCCCGCGCGGCATCCGCGTCAACAGCGTGGCGCCGGGCCCGATCGACACGCCGATCTACGACAAGATCGGGCTTTCGTCCGCGGATGCCGACAGGCTCAGGGACGAGGAAGCCCGGGCCACCGTCATGAAGCGCATGGGCCAACCCGAGGAGGTCGGCCGCGCGATCCTGTTCCTCGCCAGCGATGCCGCCGCCTACGTCACCGGCGCCGATCTGCGCGTCGATGGCGGCTGGACCGATATCTGA